Sequence from the Paramisgurnus dabryanus chromosome 3, PD_genome_1.1, whole genome shotgun sequence genome:
ttaaagttaataatgttaaagtgaaaatgtccagaagataacaacagataagtcttgattagacagaatttagtttttaattgagttattaattttatagactattgaagctatagtatggcttcattgtattttgtatttatgcatacattacattaaacacaTGCAATATGTcaaatgaacaggtataaatatatgcaaaaacctacagacaggataaatacctgtatatgagagaagaagctctagatattataaatgtgacaggtgctatgatgtgatgatcataaagtttgttttaaggtcttgacgccctttactttctattataccttaacatttgcatctctttctcgtctttccgatcaaatatgtttgtataagcaaatggcgccacagcagcgcacgtgtcactgatataaacgcgagttctgtcttagcttgcttaaagttcagaaaacttcacaactattagcattatgtgcgagaagaactctttatttggcgTCGCAGGCGCAGCTCCTTGCGCTTGCCTAGAGAGACCTCTGCACGCGAGAGACTGGCCGGCTGCTgcatgaggagagagagagagagcgcgcacgcgagagagagagcgtgagAGCCAGCAAGACAAGAGTCTCGCTGCGTgacccgcggtggattcactggcacttgttattaaaaaatacacaaataactcgttcattttttataagtgaactattttacatgtttctcgTCACAGtcagtctaacatgctggaGGGCAGAGTTAGCCACGCCAACATATTTGCATTCCGCGGAAtagacggaatagaaaaatctgttacgtctgacattttattccgcggtaacggaatataccgtcataccgcccagccctagcTCAAATTAAAATACACAATGTTCTTTTCTTCACGTATATTTACTGTATTGCAGAAAGaccagggcccggttccccgataacgttcactcttagcgcgctaagaagactcaaaaagatatatcttagcaaagttgtttatgtccctaagtgtgttccccgaagtgtctcttaggaagcttcttaacacgctgcctctaagtTCGACGTAACAATAGCGCTGTCCCAAGTGAtggtgctgaattatttgcgatcgatcgctcagggatcgattttccacttTACGCGAAGGTGCATTACGGCATTAATAAAGACAACACGTTCTATGcaaatggaacattactcaaattattccagtaacttttattttatcaTAGTTTAAGTTATCAGTAAAATATacactattaattaaattatcaaaTTGTCGGTAATACGGGTAAACGAACCGGGTATCCCTCGCTAATCCTCCACCCTCCTTATcccgttgtgccacttgtgccgCTTCTTGACATGGGTTTAACGACTTTTAAAAATTATGCAATACACTTTTATACTAATGGTAAGGTACTTTACAATCAGCAAGCAGCTGCAGTTACTTCTGTTTAATGCGGTATTGCTTGCCATTggttaatgttttcaataaaaagcaacctaTCTACAATGAACAGAGagagaatatggtctgagaagatctAGAAGCGCCATAATGAATTGTCTTGGGAGGCAAAATTTTTCTAATATAGCCacgtcaggcaaaatgtcaGAGGGGCTTAAGTTTTGCcgaataaaaaaaatggcatgGACTAAACGGTTACGCGGCCAGTGTTTTGTCGAAGTCTGTTTCCCCAGTGTCGTGTTTTTATACTGAGATGTATGTGTGCATTTTTGTCATGTATTGTTATTGTTCTTAATGGTAAGTcgattatttttacagtaatcatattatatgtataatatatatttattatgtatgcaaacataacatttttaaaacaaacagtagagagccttatgttaaaaaaaatatcaaactgtaacatgtatgaaatatttaataaattgtattataaaatacatgatattattgctttttagtataacaaattcaaatctttaatcattctaaataaattataaatgtaacgtgatgaaatgCTATTTTTATTTGCACAGCGATAGCGTCTTGCgctcaaacaacgctaagagagagcttacgaatggtccagaccaaccttacgaaagtgtgacttacagaagatatacttagcgtaAGAACGTGTCGGGaatcgtgccatagagttaagagagaggttaaggaaaaggttaagaactacttagcgataagaacgttttggggaaccgggccctgaACTTTATCATGCATGAAATCAAAGATCTGTCAGTGGACTAAACTCACCAGCTGGGGTAAAATCTTTTCATAGTGCTCAATATTAACTGTATCACAGTCTTCATTCATGGCCTGTTTCACTGATCGACGTGTCGCCTCTGaaacataaacataaatacAGATGAATAAAGATGAAAGAAATAAACTAGATTAAACTGTAGCAGAACAGTGAGAGTCATCTTACCTTCTACAAACACTTTCAGAATCTCACCCACCAGTATAACAGCATCACTACTGACTGTGACAGATTTAAAACTCATCAATTATCTTCCACAATAAACTAAAGTACTTACATTTACCTACATtaacataataattatatttgttGATTGTGATTCATTAGTATTAGCATGTGTTTACACAGAATCTGTAGTTTTATATCAACACTATCGGTTAAAAACTCATCAGCCTTCAACAAATAACGTTATGGGCAAATATCTGatcctgtctgtctctctaaaAATGAGATTAAGATCATCCAAGTTTGATTTCTATCATTGATTTGCATGTTCTTACGCTCAAGTCAATATTACAGATATCAAGATTATGTTTTCACTAAATCTTCTTTACATTACACAGGATGAGTTTATGTagtaaacagtaaatcacaccAAAGACTTCAGCTGGGCTGAGTTTAAACAAGCACAGTCACATATCTAATATCCCTTTATAAACATCTATACGTATAATGTGGTGTGAGGACAGTTTCAGGTCAGAGAAAtggtaaaacaataaaatataaacgGGAAACggctttaaaagccagtttTTCCTATGTTTTCGAAGCTATGAttgtgatgtttgtgtgtgtgtgtgtgtgtgtgtgtgtgtgtgtgtgtgtgtgtatacaaaATGTATACGTTATTAAAAGTTGCATAAGAACTAAAGCAAGCATAAGAAGTGTGTTGATGGTTTTGAAGGATGAAACTTCGAGAGCTTTTATATCTTCTGTCAGATATCAGGAGGATAAAGAGTTGATATGATGGCTGTATgtgatatataatataaaatcacCACCTACTACTAAATTGATTATAAATGACTGATaagatttttataaatattgacATCACTGATCACACATGAGCTTAACACAAACATGTGTGGACAAATAATAAAACCTCACCTTTAGTTTTGTCTTCTTTGAAAAACAGTGTCAAAAGTTTACTGATGGTTTCCTGTAAATGACACGACTCGACTGTTAATCACTGAAAATCATTATCAGGTCAACAAGAAGAGCGTCTGTCAAAACAATCAAATGACCAGAAGATCTTCAACTTCATCTAAACACGAAACCTTTAATTATAATAATCTCTTATAATGTCATCTCTTAACGCACCTTTTTAAACACGATCTCATTTGCCGCGCTCTCCATTCTGTCACGCTCTCAGTCATCCGGGCTCCCGTGACGTCACTGACGGAAATGACTTCAACGTTTGCTGCACATAGGCCGTtgctcaatccgaaggctgcagcctccggaggttgcatttGTAGACTTCATACGTCATCAAGattgtcttatttcagaatattaacaattataaagttgactattattcttactttatcgtaaattgttgtaatatgcttctGCTTTGCGAATGTACTACTCATTTAACTTAAATGAACCAGgcttaatgacgtatgcagcgtGCATACTGTGCATTTGCGATCTCAGAAGGCAGCACCCTTCGGATAGAAAAACGGCCACTGCTTCGTGAGGTTTCGAAACCtttccgatggttcaccactagggtgagttgacagggattagactaacgttagtcctagactaaaatacatGTAAGAACTGTCCGAACTGAAAACAATTGcgctgacatatcttaaaatacatcagtgccctttgtttggcttcaaaatgcacacaagaaatgttttaataaggcatatttgttaaaactagttacatttcctaattaaattaaggcctagtccaggtttaagataatccctgtccggtaAACCACCCCATAAACTCATCAATCAATGTCTATATGCTTCACAAATTTTCGggtgagttttatttttatgaacgTTAATAAAAATGAAGTGTCTATTGTGTTTGCTGGTCAAATTAACCATGGCTTTACTACAATAAAAAAGCCATAGTAAAACCAggtttgctgatagtaatcaatacacaaaaaacatggttactacacttaccacaataaaatcatggttaattttcgtaaggatGTGGCATTTAAAGTTTTTTGTATAATGAGTGACAAAAAAACCAAGGACAATTGTTTGGGAACATTAAGAgaatttaaaaaacaatattatttGGTCTATGTAATCACTTGACATACCAGAATAATACTAATATTTAATGATATTTCATGATTTGTAAATTATATTGAAAGCGTTACACTGTGACTTTTGTGAATATGCAATTTTGTAGAAGGTGATTATTAGATTCCGATGCCTTTACacattttgaccagcaggtgtcgacAGCGTGTATGTTGTTTCGAACGCTTCGAAGAGTGAATCATTTtgcgaagcaattggttcaattgattcgaagcttttctcccatcactagctGTACAGTGATATGGGCGTGCTTGTGTGATCATGCTGACATCAAACGCAGATCTACTGCAGAACAGCAACACTTCAATGAACCTTCAGTCCGTCCATGTTTTTATCAGGTTGGCTATACAGACACagccaggggcgtcatgcaccaatttttttaagggggcacagtgtgcacagctcacagaaatttgtgcataaaaagacatcaaacgaaatattaaaGAGCTTTTAGTATTTTCCACAGCACTTACATTTTCTAACAATTTGTGCACCTCAGCCTTCATGCAATAACATCCAAAACTAgaaatgcaattcccaaggaattaccagtgcatgaaaatgcaaaaaagttgattgacagaaatgtaaaagaaacttagtctagtagtttacctggctgttgacatgttttagtgtgaagctagcatgatttaaaaaagttatcatgatgaaatatgaagctagcatgagttaacatgatttaccatgaagttaacatgatttatcatgaagctagcatgatttatcatgaagctaacatgatttagcatgaagctaacatgatttaacatgaagctaacatgacgttaacatgatttagcatgatttagcatgaagctagcatgaagctagcatgatttaacatgaagctatcatgatgttagcatgattagcatgaagctaacatgatttagcatgaagctaacatgacgttaacatgatttagcatgattagcattaagctagcatgatgctagcatgattagcatgaagctagcatgatgttagcatgattagcatgaagctagcatgatgctagcatgattagcatgaagctagcatgaagctaacatgattagcatgatggtagcatgattagcatgaagctagcatgattagcatgaagctagcatgaagctagcatgattagcatgaagctagcatgattaacatgaagctagcatgatgctagcatgattagcatgaagctaacatgatgctagc
This genomic interval carries:
- the cenpx gene encoding centromere protein X isoform X2, which codes for MESAANEIVFKKETISKLLTLFFKEDKTKVSSDAVILVGEILKVFVEEATRRSVKQAMNEDCDTVNIEHYEKILPQLLLDF
- the cenpx gene encoding centromere protein X isoform X1; its protein translation is MESAANEIVFKKETISKLLTLFFKEDKTKVSSDAVILVGEILKVFVEEATRRSVKQAMNEDCDTVNIEHYEKILPQLPADGDITLLY